Proteins from one Amycolatopsis benzoatilytica AK 16/65 genomic window:
- a CDS encoding DUF4235 domain-containing protein, giving the protein MNKLLYRPLGMLFGVLGGLAANAVFERVWKMISGTEKAPTPTQKNRGWGEVLLAASVQGAIFGLVKAAVDRGGAAGYDKLTGQWPGDTDEHDRA; this is encoded by the coding sequence ATGAACAAGCTGCTGTACCGGCCGCTGGGCATGCTGTTCGGCGTGCTTGGCGGTCTGGCCGCCAATGCGGTGTTCGAGCGAGTGTGGAAGATGATCTCCGGCACCGAGAAGGCGCCCACCCCGACCCAGAAAAACCGGGGCTGGGGCGAGGTGCTCCTGGCAGCGTCCGTCCAGGGAGCGATCTTCGGCCTGGTCAAGGCGGCCGTCGACCGGGGCGGCGCGGCCGGCTACGACAAGCTCACCGGCCAGTGGCCCGGTGACACCGACGAGCACGACCGTGCGTGA
- a CDS encoding winged helix-turn-helix domain-containing protein, with protein MRVLVTEDDENLRLALGAALRAAGFAVDTVSDLPAADEALFVTPYDCAVFDRMLPSGDALRYVSGRRRNDWPMPVLFLTARDSVADRIDGLRFGDDYLVKPFAMPELVARVRRLCRRDLTSPPDVLRCADVELDNGRHQVTRAGVLLTLTRKEYLVLERLMTAAGRPVSRTALLGYAWDEAADPASNVLEVVIARLRRKLRDPVLIHTVRGIGYRMAG; from the coding sequence ATGCGCGTGCTGGTGACTGAGGACGACGAGAATCTGCGTTTGGCGCTGGGCGCCGCCCTCCGCGCCGCCGGGTTCGCGGTCGACACCGTGTCCGACCTGCCGGCCGCCGACGAGGCGTTGTTCGTGACCCCGTACGACTGCGCGGTGTTCGACCGGATGCTGCCGTCCGGCGACGCGCTGCGGTACGTGAGCGGACGCCGCCGCAACGACTGGCCGATGCCAGTGCTGTTCCTGACCGCGCGCGACAGCGTCGCCGACCGGATCGACGGCCTGCGCTTCGGCGACGACTACCTGGTCAAGCCGTTCGCCATGCCGGAGCTGGTGGCCCGGGTGCGCCGGCTGTGCCGCCGCGACCTGACCAGCCCGCCGGACGTGCTGCGCTGCGCGGACGTCGAACTGGACAACGGCAGGCACCAGGTCACCCGGGCGGGCGTGCTGCTCACGTTGACCCGCAAGGAATACCTGGTCCTGGAACGGCTGATGACCGCCGCCGGACGCCCGGTGTCCCGCACCGCGCTGCTGGGGTACGCCTGGGACGAAGCCGCGGACCCGGCGTCGAACGTGCTGGAGGTGGTGATCGCTCGTCTGAGGCGCAAGCTGCGCGATCCGGTGCTGATCCACACCGTCCGCGGCATCGGCTACCGGATGGCCGGGTGA
- a CDS encoding right-handed parallel beta-helix repeat-containing protein has translation MTGRTLEVAARPGAYATIGDALADADGDDAVITVAAGTYYEVFELAGRHVTLVAAEGTEVVVDGSGSDRPVFAVHGGSLSLSGIEVRAGDAAAISADGVALTARRCVFTGGRGPAIRVRGTAGFEVTGCAVTGGEQGIVIEGGSGTLADTTIKDVTGDGVIVAMGADPVLRNCAVTGCGLRGVYVYQYARPVLERCEITRTGQEGIAVAYHGAPELSGCTVRDARGSGIAFASGCGGRVAGCQVENTAEPGIVVAEGAATTVVETGDPAAPGGLGSQELDDLLAELDEMVGLPGVKAEVRSLVDELQVNEWRRRAGLPVGETGHHLVFAGAPGTGKTTVARIYGKLLKALGVLPRGQFREVSRRDLVGQYIGHTAEKTALVFEESLGGVLFIDEAYMLSRSGSAGGDFGQEAIDMLVKLMEDHRGEVAVIVAGYTDEMTEFMSANPGLASRYGKTIEFANYTPDELLDIIGRMASAGEYELDRAADPVLIEFFARAAGERNFGNARDARRLFEGMRKAQSRRLRQLGRIPDVGELRKLVADDVVAAAAR, from the coding sequence ATGACCGGCCGCACCCTGGAGGTCGCGGCACGTCCCGGCGCGTACGCGACTATCGGCGACGCGCTGGCCGACGCCGACGGCGACGACGCCGTGATCACTGTTGCCGCCGGCACTTACTACGAGGTCTTCGAACTGGCCGGACGCCACGTCACGCTGGTGGCCGCGGAGGGCACCGAGGTCGTCGTGGACGGCAGCGGATCGGACCGGCCGGTCTTCGCCGTCCACGGCGGATCCCTTTCGCTGAGCGGGATCGAGGTCCGCGCCGGCGACGCGGCCGCGATCTCCGCCGACGGCGTCGCGCTCACCGCGCGGCGGTGTGTTTTCACCGGCGGGCGGGGTCCGGCGATCCGGGTCCGCGGGACCGCCGGTTTCGAGGTGACCGGATGCGCGGTCACCGGCGGAGAACAGGGCATCGTGATCGAAGGCGGCTCCGGCACCCTCGCCGACACCACGATCAAGGACGTCACCGGGGACGGCGTCATCGTCGCGATGGGCGCCGACCCGGTGCTCCGCAACTGCGCGGTGACCGGGTGCGGGCTGCGCGGGGTGTACGTCTACCAGTACGCCCGCCCGGTGCTCGAACGCTGCGAGATCACCCGGACCGGCCAGGAAGGCATCGCGGTCGCTTACCACGGCGCGCCCGAGCTGTCCGGCTGCACGGTTCGGGACGCGCGGGGATCCGGGATCGCGTTCGCGTCCGGCTGCGGTGGCCGTGTCGCCGGGTGCCAGGTGGAGAACACCGCAGAACCGGGCATCGTGGTGGCGGAGGGGGCGGCCACGACTGTCGTCGAGACCGGCGACCCGGCCGCTCCCGGCGGACTCGGGAGCCAGGAGCTGGACGATCTGCTGGCCGAGCTGGACGAAATGGTCGGCCTGCCGGGGGTCAAGGCCGAGGTGCGTTCCCTGGTCGACGAGCTGCAGGTCAACGAGTGGCGACGGCGGGCCGGGCTGCCGGTCGGCGAGACCGGGCACCATCTGGTTTTCGCCGGCGCGCCGGGCACCGGCAAGACGACGGTCGCGCGGATCTACGGGAAGCTGCTGAAGGCGCTGGGTGTGCTGCCGCGCGGGCAGTTCCGCGAGGTGTCGCGCCGGGACCTGGTCGGCCAATACATCGGGCACACCGCGGAAAAGACCGCGCTCGTCTTCGAGGAGTCACTGGGCGGAGTGCTGTTCATCGACGAGGCGTACATGCTGTCGCGCTCGGGGTCGGCGGGCGGAGATTTCGGCCAGGAAGCCATCGACATGCTCGTCAAGCTGATGGAAGACCATCGGGGCGAGGTGGCGGTGATCGTGGCCGGCTACACGGACGAGATGACCGAGTTCATGTCGGCCAACCCCGGACTCGCTTCCCGCTACGGCAAGACGATCGAGTTCGCGAACTACACGCCCGACGAGCTGCTGGACATCATCGGCCGGATGGCGTCGGCGGGGGAGTACGAACTGGACCGGGCCGCCGATCCGGTGCTGATCGAGTTCTTCGCGCGCGCCGCCGGCGAACGGAACTTCGGCAACGCCAGGGACGCGCGACGGTTGTTCGAAGGCATGCGCAAGGCGCAGTCCCGGCGGTTGCGGCAGCTCGGCCGGATCCCGGACGTGGGAGAACTGCGCAAGCTGGTCGCCGACGACGTGGTGGCGGCCGCCGCACGCTAA
- a CDS encoding helix-turn-helix transcriptional regulator: MNQGSRLSLVEGTGPETLPDTAASEVLIMSADTSAASVGEFRRIAHANLRAGVPCRALFPDSARLSGTVRALALAGAQVRTDTEVPMDALVLDRRSVVLPAERPGTGIGSEAPGGGAPGAGRSPGSHSIAAFRLPGMVTATAGLFERAWRSAVPLGTSDLPERADDQMLTARERDLLVLLCSGTTDESAAVQLGISVRTVGRMVADIMNRLGARSRFQAGAKAVDRGWLLAEAG; encoded by the coding sequence ATGAACCAGGGAAGCAGGCTCAGTCTCGTCGAGGGGACCGGACCGGAGACGCTGCCGGACACGGCGGCCAGCGAGGTCCTGATCATGAGTGCCGACACTAGCGCCGCTTCGGTCGGCGAGTTCCGCCGGATCGCCCATGCGAACCTGCGTGCGGGAGTTCCCTGCCGGGCGCTGTTCCCGGACTCCGCGCGGCTGTCGGGCACCGTGCGGGCGCTGGCGCTCGCCGGGGCACAGGTACGCACCGACACCGAGGTGCCGATGGACGCGCTCGTGCTCGACCGCCGATCCGTCGTCCTGCCGGCCGAGCGTCCCGGCACCGGCATCGGTTCGGAGGCCCCCGGCGGCGGAGCCCCCGGCGCGGGGCGAAGCCCCGGAAGTCACAGCATCGCGGCGTTCCGGCTGCCCGGGATGGTCACCGCGACAGCCGGGTTGTTCGAGCGGGCCTGGCGCTCCGCGGTGCCGCTCGGGACATCGGACCTGCCCGAGCGCGCCGACGATCAGATGCTGACCGCGCGCGAGCGGGACCTGCTGGTGCTGCTCTGCTCCGGCACCACCGACGAGTCGGCGGCAGTGCAGCTGGGCATCTCGGTCCGGACGGTCGGGCGGATGGTCGCCGACATCATGAACCGCCTCGGCGCGCGCAGCCGTTTCCAGGCCGGGGCCAAAGCGGTCGACCGCGGCTGGCTGCTCGCCGAGGCGGGCTGA
- a CDS encoding response regulator transcription factor, protein MTSVLVVEDDENLRVAVAARLGAAGLDVEVAGDLASADQALRAGRHRCVVFDRMLPDGDAIRYVHARRVEGWRTPVLFLTARDSLADRVAGFEHGGDDYLVKPFAVAELTERVLNLCRHAALDRPAVLQHDDLVLDCARREVRRAGVLLTLTNKEYAVLEYLMVRGGDPVERIELLEHCWDSTTDPMSNVVDVTVRRLRRKLREPELIHTVRGLGYRLGDQ, encoded by the coding sequence ATGACAAGCGTGCTGGTCGTCGAAGACGACGAAAATCTGCGGGTCGCGGTGGCCGCGCGGCTCGGCGCGGCGGGCCTGGACGTCGAGGTCGCGGGCGATCTCGCGAGCGCGGACCAGGCCCTGCGGGCCGGCCGGCACCGTTGCGTCGTGTTCGACCGGATGCTGCCCGACGGGGACGCGATCAGGTACGTGCACGCCCGCCGGGTCGAGGGCTGGCGCACCCCGGTGCTGTTCCTGACCGCCCGAGACTCGCTCGCCGACCGGGTCGCCGGCTTCGAGCACGGCGGCGACGACTACCTGGTCAAACCGTTCGCGGTGGCCGAGCTGACCGAACGGGTGCTGAACCTCTGCCGCCACGCGGCGCTCGACCGGCCGGCCGTGCTGCAGCACGACGACCTGGTGCTGGACTGCGCCCGCCGCGAAGTGCGCCGGGCCGGGGTCCTGCTCACCTTGACGAACAAGGAGTACGCGGTGCTGGAATACCTGATGGTGCGCGGCGGCGATCCGGTGGAGCGGATCGAGCTGCTGGAGCACTGCTGGGACAGCACGACCGACCCGATGTCCAACGTCGTAGACGTGACGGTGCGGCGGCTGCGGCGGAAACTGCGGGAACCGGAATTGATCCACACCGTGCGCGGCCTCGGCTACCGGCTCGGCGACCAGTGA
- a CDS encoding sensor histidine kinase, with protein sequence MNGVFSKVSGGDAARSGRNGSSADRLRRLRWALTALFTAINAIGLVAFAWFMISEDSDQGTERINADLLRVTSSVSRLVGYDDAIDLSLVNTDVLNEQCPQFAILPGGAPAFQPYLSRHACVPVDVRVLNGLATEAVRSGTVVMGYQRGTGGELVQVRAETLLSRTGKPFAAVVAVEDTAAVSAAHTRFVLLVVGGCALLVTALGFAGHVLSGRMIRPAASALQQQEVLLAETAHDLRTPVAALRALAETAMLDPAQRTDLLPRTVRLAARMGGIIDDLLVRARLAAGVEQLSIQPVWLDQLVAGVVEDTEPDGAQVTVTTAPTKVNADPALVQRAVGNLLNNALRYGRQPGAMAIVHVMVAGGTVTVADHGPGIDTTLTEDAFDRFSSTGGSSGLGLSIVRWVAESHGGTLSVYNADEGGAIFELRFPVSAG encoded by the coding sequence GTGAACGGGGTGTTCTCGAAGGTCTCGGGCGGCGACGCGGCGCGCTCGGGACGGAACGGCTCGTCGGCTGATCGGCTGCGCCGGCTCCGCTGGGCGCTGACGGCGCTGTTCACCGCGATCAACGCGATCGGCCTGGTCGCGTTCGCCTGGTTCATGATCAGCGAAGACTCCGACCAGGGCACCGAACGGATCAACGCCGACCTGCTGCGAGTCACGTCGTCGGTGAGCAGACTGGTCGGCTACGACGACGCGATCGACCTCTCGCTGGTCAACACCGACGTGCTGAACGAGCAATGCCCGCAGTTCGCGATCCTGCCGGGCGGCGCTCCGGCGTTCCAGCCGTACCTGTCCCGGCACGCGTGCGTGCCAGTCGATGTCCGGGTCCTCAACGGGCTGGCCACCGAAGCGGTGCGCAGCGGCACGGTCGTCATGGGCTACCAGCGCGGCACGGGCGGCGAACTGGTCCAGGTGCGGGCGGAGACGCTGCTCAGCCGCACAGGCAAGCCGTTCGCCGCGGTAGTCGCCGTCGAAGACACCGCGGCGGTATCCGCGGCGCACACCCGGTTCGTGCTCCTGGTGGTCGGCGGCTGCGCGTTGCTGGTGACGGCGCTCGGGTTCGCCGGCCACGTGCTGTCCGGCCGGATGATCCGGCCGGCGGCTTCGGCGTTGCAGCAGCAGGAAGTCCTGCTCGCCGAGACCGCGCACGACCTGCGCACGCCGGTGGCGGCGCTGCGCGCACTGGCCGAGACCGCGATGCTCGACCCGGCCCAGCGCACCGATCTGCTGCCCCGGACGGTCCGGCTGGCGGCCCGGATGGGCGGCATCATCGACGACCTGCTGGTCCGCGCCCGGCTCGCGGCGGGCGTCGAACAGCTGAGCATCCAGCCGGTGTGGCTCGACCAGCTCGTCGCGGGCGTCGTCGAGGACACCGAACCGGACGGCGCCCAGGTCACCGTCACGACGGCGCCGACGAAAGTGAACGCCGACCCGGCGCTGGTGCAGCGAGCGGTCGGCAACCTGCTCAACAACGCGCTGCGCTACGGCCGTCAGCCCGGCGCGATGGCGATCGTCCACGTGATGGTGGCCGGCGGCACCGTGACAGTCGCCGACCACGGACCGGGCATCGACACGACGCTGACCGAGGACGCCTTCGACCGCTTCTCCAGCACCGGCGGGTCATCGGGACTGGGGTTGTCGATCGTCCGCTGGGTAGCGGAGTCGCACGGCGGGACGCTGTCGGTGTACAACGCGGACGAGGGCGGGGCGATCTTCGAGCTGCGTTTCCCGGTCAGCGCGGGCTGA